The Pagrus major chromosome 5, Pma_NU_1.0 genomic sequence TCAAGCTGAAAATAATGCTGGAAAGTCATACTGCTTATCTTTCCTGGGTGTGTTTTAAAACCATACTGCGTTTTTCAAGCGTACTCCTAGTAAATGCAATGTAGACTTTGCCTATTTTctcatgatttttaaaaagatttccACTGTTTACATCAGAATTTGTCATgtctttttacactttaaaatcagattaaacTCAAACCTCACACTGGATTTTTTCTATCTTCTATAAGAACTGCACAACTTGAATCTCTGAAATGGAAGATTTAAAATTCACTGCTTCAGTTTCTGCCAGATGGACATAACCGAACACAGAATATTAAATCCTGCTCCACTGCAGACCTAGCATGGCTTCCTTTTGGCCAGTATTTCCTGAAAAGTTTTAATTCAAAGCTAAATTTGGTGTTGCAATTTCCCAACCCTTCCATAATCAAAACCATCTTTATAAGCTTAAGTTGAGCATTAAAACCATATTGCTCCACAGCACAAGTTagactgtctttttttccccctgttgaGTCTCTACAGCAGTCTGCTCGCTACAGTTGCCAAATAGCTGTGGTTggagagagtaaaaaaaaaaagcattcaaGCTATTTCCTCTCAACTCCTGAATGTTCACATGGGAGAAGAACAAGAagtgctgtactgtatgtgtaagaCACAAAGATACAGGAGGTTTCAGTGAAGCACAGATGCATAATAGTGAATTCATTGTCTGGTTTAACCTTTAAGAAGGAAAGAATTGTTCTTTATGGTTATATAGATAGGCTTGGCACTTTAACAGTTTAATATATATCTTACAGACAGCCAGGTACTAAAGGTTTTACCGAGTGCACTGACCCACTGTCAGCTGCAGAATTTACAAGAACTGCGTTGAAGACCATATCCTGGTAGATTTCATCTGTTCTGATCCAGTCCGctttgtgtgtgagtcagaAGACCAGCAGTCGATCCAGAGGTCGGAAAATGcaattaaagaaatgaaagcTCGCGTTTTGTGTGCAGGACCAAAAAAAATGGTCGTCATGTTCATGGTACTTGTGGTAATCATCATTTTCCCACCCCCACAGAAGTATTTTTCACCCTAGGTAAGAGGTAGGGCTTCATTAACATGctatatcacacacacagtgacaccaCATTTCACCCACAATTAATTCCAGCTAATCTCTCCCCTCAGGAGCCTGACAACTTCTCCTTATCCTCCACAGGATCCCATTTCAACcggcaacagcagcaacagcagcagcagcagcacagccatGCTACCTCTTGCCGGCACTTCCAGTTAGGTCCTCAGGCCCCGCTGCCCATGGACTTCCCCATGCCCCACCCAGGGCAGCCACAGTCAGGCATTAACCCCCACCTGGCCCCTCCCGGCCACCAGCATGGCCCTCCGCTCCACCCACCCCTCAACCCCTTACCCGCTCCCCAGTTCCAGGACATCCCTGCCCCTCCCTTCCTACCTCAGGCATTACACCAGCAAtacctcctccagcagcagatcCTCGAGGCCCAGCACCGACACATCCTGCCACCGTCCAGGTATCCACAGGGCTTTGCAGGgaaatttaaaagacaaaaaatgtttcGCCTTTGTTGTATCCAGTTAACCTCTTGGTTTAAGCAGACTGACGGGGTTGTGCAGTGACATCATATTTAAGACAAACTCTTGGTTTCCCAGGATGTTTTCAAATGATTGGTTATTTGTCTTAGCAGACGCACCCCAGAGAGAGTTCCTCACCAGCCCCACAGACTGCGGCCTGGCTATGAGTTTGCGCCCCCTCTTCATGTCCCTCCTCAGCCGGTGGTGCAGCAGCCCCGCTACCTGGCTGAGGGCACAGACTGGTaagcaatatatatatatacatctcATAAAACATTAAGCATCGCTACAGAGGCAAACAGTTTCCAGaaggtttttatttgtttgaaaacaacactgTCGTGAAATAAAGGGacatttccatgtctttttttgaTTACAAAGTAGATTTAGGTGCTTTATATAAATACGGCCAAACTATCAAAGTGCTCAATCCACACAGCCGTATTCAGAAACGGCGCCTTTAaatgagctgtcaggacttTAGTGAGGTTGTGATGCGGAAGCACAGTTGGTGGTGCCTGCTTAGACCCATCACAGCTGAcgaatcagagcagactggcaGGCGgtctttaaaaagacaaacactaAACCGGAGCGTTCAGCCAGAGTGAATAAcggtgctgcagcaatgaacAGTATGAGAACATTaatacaatatgggacctttaaggtTTGGATTGCATACCAACAGAAAGCATACAAAATTAGACACGACTAATTTCTGACAAATCATTCCTCATTGTCAGTTTGTCTTAGTTGGACTGCACCAGGCTGCCTACAAATGTGAGTCAAGATGAGATGGAAGGAGTTTAAAACCAAGCTGGAGACACTAAAGTTGGCAATAaacttttaaatgtaacatttatgcATGAGGAGTTTCATGAGGGGTCAAAGAGAGGTAGAGCCACACAGCCACTGACAGCATAATTGTTTTATAATGCTGGAgagaaacactttttatttcaaCTACATTACTGttaagtttcatgactgcatcttgcacggATGTGATGTTATTGCGTTGACCAAATCTTTCTATGACAGGCAAACAGACATATGAACACCTGGCAAAGCACCAAAAACTACTTCTGTGGTAATTCCTGCCACACTAGGTGTCTCCAGGTCCACAAATGTGGGCCAGGTTTGCTCAGACCATCTTCTTCAAATCTTTAAATTCAGCGTTCATTTTGAtgtcaactacacacctgttaaGTTTCCTGAATGTATTTTGCACAGCAATGACCTAATCTGACCTAAGCAGTGACCTAATCtgtcaggcagacagacaaggtgaaaacaataccaGCTGCACTAGAGTAGATGGGAATGATTGGAACTGGGTTACAGTGATCTgatacttaaaacaaatgtggaCCAGAGCCATAAAGTGGGAGGCCACTGCCCCCTTTCCTACTCCCTTACCTCTACATCAAAAGCAAACAAGCAattggaatttctattttttaaaattagctGAGCTTACGCTGCAGTCTTTCAGTACAAGTACCCCTTGTTGGGAATCACTGGCCTAAATAGTGCTGTTGAAATGAAGGGACACCCACTGTGCTGTGTATGAATCCACTGTTAGAATCACTATGAAATAACGACTTGTGTGCCACTGGCTGACTTGCTTTCGGTTTTTGTCCAGGGATCTTAGTGTGGATGCTGGGCTGCCCCCCCACCAGTATCACATCCATCCGCTGCCGCAGCACTATCAGCACTACTTGACCTCTCCTAGGATGCACCACTTCCCTCGAAACAATGCCTCAACACAAGTGGTAAGCCCCCTCTTCCTCTGTACAATCAATCATGATGAACTCCCAGCGATTCTCCTCTGGGTTTGGAGAGTGATCTCGATACCCAGCATCTGCGGGATGACCTGTGTTCCTCCGTCTTTTCTGATTTCTGCTGCAGAGCTGATGTTGCCTCTTTTATCTGTCATCTTCCAGGTTGTCCATGAAATCAGAAACTACCCATATCCCCAGCTACACTTGCTGGCTCTGCAGAGTCTCAACCCCTCCCGCCACGCGTCTGCTGTTAGAGAGAGCTACGAGGTTTGTgctgcttcttcctctctctcctcagcagACACACCAGTCAACACTCATTTATCATTGTTTCCACTGTGACCAACGCTCTGGACATGCTCGAGTGTAACAGATTTCCTTATTTCCAATTACTCTGGGTTCCAGATGCCTCAAATAGTCCAACTGCCTTTAATCTCgtgacatttgttttcatttgaataaGACGCAATTGTTTTCTGAGAGGCTCTGTCCTGTTCCTCGAAGGAGCAATTATTCTATTTAATCAAAGTACTCCACACTTGCATTtcttttctgaatgttttattttacaaatgatGATTCTGCAGATCTCTACAAATGCCTCTTAACACACTAAAACACTTACAAGACATACCTgtatgttgttttcattgtagGAGCttctgcagctggaggacagactgGGCAGTGTAAACCGAGGGGCGGTCCAAACCACCATAGAGAGATTCACTTTCCCCCATAAGTACAAAAAGGTAAAATGGTCAGCTTCTTACTGGCTAGCTGAGCAATAGGATCTTTTTTGATGTGGTCTGGTTTAGTTGAAGCCTTGGGCACGAAATAAGCAAAGCAAAAT encodes the following:
- the ark2cb gene encoding E3 ubiquitin-protein ligase ARK2C isoform X4, with the translated sequence MVLVHVGYLVLPVFGSVRNRGSHFNRQQQQQQQQQHSHATSCRHFQLGPQAPLPMDFPMPHPGQPQSGINPHLAPPGHQHGPPLHPPLNPLPAPQFQDIPAPPFLPQALHQQYLLQQQILEAQHRHILPPSRRTPERVPHQPHRLRPGYEFAPPLHVPPQPVVQQPRYLAEGTDWDLSVDAGLPPHQYHIHPLPQHYQHYLTSPRMHHFPRNNASTQVVVHEIRNYPYPQLHLLALQSLNPSRHASAVRESYEELLQLEDRLGSVNRGAVQTTIERFTFPHKYKKRIPQDLKMCLDDEELDTDEKCTICLSMLEDGEDVRRLPCMHLFHQGCVDQWLATSRKCPICRVDIETQLTPDS
- the ark2cb gene encoding E3 ubiquitin-protein ligase ARK2C isoform X1 — encoded protein: MLYHTHSDTTFHPQLIPANLSPQEPDNFSLSSTGSHFNRQQQQQQQQQHSHATSCRHFQLGPQAPLPMDFPMPHPGQPQSGINPHLAPPGHQHGPPLHPPLNPLPAPQFQDIPAPPFLPQALHQQYLLQQQILEAQHRHILPPSSRRTPERVPHQPHRLRPGYEFAPPLHVPPQPVVQQPRYLAEGTDWDLSVDAGLPPHQYHIHPLPQHYQHYLTSPRMHHFPRNNASTQVVVHEIRNYPYPQLHLLALQSLNPSRHASAVRESYEELLQLEDRLGSVNRGAVQTTIERFTFPHKYKKRIPQDLKMCLDDEELDTDEKCTICLSMLEDGEDVRRLPCMHLFHQGCVDQWLATSRKCPICRVDIETQLTPDS
- the ark2cb gene encoding E3 ubiquitin-protein ligase ARK2C isoform X3, with protein sequence MVLVHVGYLVLPVFGSVRNRGSHFNRQQQQQQQQQHSHATSCRHFQLGPQAPLPMDFPMPHPGQPQSGINPHLAPPGHQHGPPLHPPLNPLPAPQFQDIPAPPFLPQALHQQYLLQQQILEAQHRHILPPSSRRTPERVPHQPHRLRPGYEFAPPLHVPPQPVVQQPRYLAEGTDWDLSVDAGLPPHQYHIHPLPQHYQHYLTSPRMHHFPRNNASTQVVVHEIRNYPYPQLHLLALQSLNPSRHASAVRESYEELLQLEDRLGSVNRGAVQTTIERFTFPHKYKKRIPQDLKMCLDDEELDTDEKCTICLSMLEDGEDVRRLPCMHLFHQGCVDQWLATSRKCPICRVDIETQLTPDS
- the ark2cb gene encoding E3 ubiquitin-protein ligase ARK2C isoform X2, whose protein sequence is MLYHTHSDTTFHPQLIPANLSPQEPDNFSLSSTGSHFNRQQQQQQQQQHSHATSCRHFQLGPQAPLPMDFPMPHPGQPQSGINPHLAPPGHQHGPPLHPPLNPLPAPQFQDIPAPPFLPQALHQQYLLQQQILEAQHRHILPPSRRTPERVPHQPHRLRPGYEFAPPLHVPPQPVVQQPRYLAEGTDWDLSVDAGLPPHQYHIHPLPQHYQHYLTSPRMHHFPRNNASTQVVVHEIRNYPYPQLHLLALQSLNPSRHASAVRESYEELLQLEDRLGSVNRGAVQTTIERFTFPHKYKKRIPQDLKMCLDDEELDTDEKCTICLSMLEDGEDVRRLPCMHLFHQGCVDQWLATSRKCPICRVDIETQLTPDS